A region from the Methanofollis liminatans DSM 4140 genome encodes:
- the cbiQ gene encoding cobalt ECF transporter T component CbiQ produces the protein MIEDLFAIEQSAQGTSRVHRCDARVKILVTLAVIITVVAFPYTTAVYRLGAAIMLFFAVLWAASGLSPTIYLKHFLLILPFGFFLIFFQIFFENPHYTAFHPLFALPFGIAVYAESVEFASILAVKFLACISFIILLSSTTTMQGMLEGAGRLGMPPEFTLVLGMMVRYLFLFARIYLRVKASLETRCFDAFDRSLPYRYRLQTLAYTIGTIFLRSFEQGERTYTSMRCRGYGKDSHLFIRKKPLLRSEWVFLATSLTLVPAAAVAAWLL, from the coding sequence ATGATCGAAGATCTCTTCGCCATCGAGCAGTCGGCACAGGGCACGAGCCGGGTCCATCGCTGCGATGCACGGGTGAAGATCCTGGTCACCCTCGCCGTGATTATAACGGTCGTCGCCTTTCCGTACACGACCGCGGTCTATCGCCTCGGCGCCGCAATTATGCTCTTCTTCGCCGTCCTCTGGGCGGCGTCCGGCCTCTCCCCGACCATCTACCTCAAACACTTCCTCCTGATCCTCCCGTTTGGCTTTTTCCTGATCTTCTTCCAGATATTCTTCGAAAACCCGCATTATACGGCGTTCCACCCGCTGTTCGCTCTCCCCTTCGGCATCGCCGTCTATGCCGAGTCGGTGGAGTTCGCCTCCATCCTGGCGGTGAAATTTCTCGCCTGCATCTCCTTCATCATCCTCCTCTCCTCGACGACAACGATGCAGGGGATGCTCGAGGGCGCCGGGCGCCTGGGCATGCCACCCGAGTTTACCCTCGTCCTCGGGATGATGGTCCGCTATCTCTTCCTCTTTGCACGGATCTACCTGCGGGTGAAGGCTTCTCTTGAGACGAGATGCTTCGACGCCTTCGACCGTTCCCTGCCGTACCGCTACCGGCTGCAGACACTCGCCTACACCATCGGAACAATCTTCCTCCGCTCCTTCGAGCAGGGGGAGCGGACCTATACGAGTATGCGCTGCCGCGGATACGGGAAGGACTCGCACCTCTTCATCAGGAAAAAGCCGCTGCTCAGGTCGGAATGGGTGTTTCTTGCCACAAGCCTCACACTCGTCCCGGCGGCGGCGGTGGCGGCATGGCTCCTGTGA
- a CDS encoding DNA topoisomerase subunit B → MSSTYDASHITVLKGLQPVRERPAMYIGSTDTRGLHHLVYEVVDNSIDEALAGFCNQISVSIGTDGSCTVVDNGRGIPVDTMKNGKSALEVVLTVLHAGGKFDKNTYQVSGGLHGVGVSVVNALSKMLRATVHRDGRVYEITFSRGTVTEQIHSRKESLDEMKARYVRTYGAEGDWEGIEERDAFLEHFGERLSGTTISFVPDETIFETVTFDYDVLAHRMRELAFLNSGLSISIRDERSGDEDHYCYEGGIAEFVRHLNESAEKIHENIISFDRKDEENRTEVEVAFQYTNTFKEQVYTFVNSVNTREGGTHLEGFRSAITRAINNSAKKGNLLKNGASVRGDDVREGLNAVISIKIANPQFEGQTKMRLGNSAVRGIVDSLVYSSLTEFFEENPKTLQAIVGKALLAARAREAAQSARDLARRKSTLESGGLPGKLADCSERDPAKSEVYIVEGDSAGGSAKQGRDRRFQAILPLRGKILNVEKASPHKILKNAEIQALISAIGTGVGEHFDASRARYHRIILMTDADVDGAHITTLLLTFFFRYMPELIEHGYIYIAQPPLFRVARGKKEEYAYREEDMKEIMAAMGDKGVSVQRYKGLGEMNAGQLWETTMDPAHRVLKQVRIEDAIYANEIFEKLMGDDVEPRKEFIRRHAQEVKNLDI, encoded by the coding sequence ATGAGTTCAACCTATGACGCCTCCCACATCACCGTATTAAAGGGCCTCCAGCCGGTGCGCGAGCGTCCTGCCATGTATATCGGGAGCACCGATACGCGGGGCCTCCACCATCTGGTCTACGAGGTGGTCGACAACTCCATCGACGAGGCGCTTGCAGGTTTCTGCAATCAGATCAGTGTCTCCATCGGCACCGACGGTTCGTGCACCGTCGTGGACAACGGCCGGGGCATCCCGGTCGATACGATGAAGAACGGCAAAAGCGCCCTTGAAGTGGTGCTCACCGTCCTCCATGCCGGCGGCAAGTTCGATAAGAACACCTATCAGGTCTCAGGCGGCCTGCACGGCGTCGGTGTCTCGGTCGTCAACGCCCTTTCGAAGATGCTGCGCGCCACCGTTCACCGCGACGGCAGGGTCTATGAGATCACCTTCTCCCGCGGCACGGTAACCGAACAGATCCACTCCAGAAAGGAGAGCCTTGACGAGATGAAAGCCCGGTACGTCCGGACATATGGCGCGGAAGGGGACTGGGAAGGGATCGAGGAGCGCGACGCGTTCCTCGAACATTTCGGGGAACGCCTCTCCGGAACAACGATTTCGTTCGTCCCGGACGAGACGATCTTCGAGACCGTCACCTTCGACTACGATGTCCTCGCCCACCGGATGCGGGAGCTCGCATTCCTGAACTCCGGACTCTCGATCTCGATCAGGGACGAGCGTTCGGGCGACGAGGACCATTACTGCTATGAGGGCGGGATCGCCGAGTTCGTCAGGCACCTCAACGAGAGTGCCGAGAAGATCCACGAAAACATCATCTCCTTCGACCGGAAGGACGAAGAGAACCGGACCGAGGTGGAGGTCGCCTTCCAGTACACGAACACCTTCAAGGAGCAGGTGTACACCTTTGTCAACTCCGTGAACACTCGCGAGGGCGGGACGCACCTCGAGGGGTTCAGGAGCGCGATCACGCGGGCGATCAACAACTCGGCGAAGAAGGGCAACCTGCTCAAAAACGGCGCCTCGGTCAGGGGCGACGACGTCAGGGAGGGACTCAACGCCGTCATCTCCATAAAGATTGCAAACCCTCAGTTCGAGGGGCAGACAAAGATGCGCCTCGGCAACTCTGCCGTCAGGGGCATCGTCGATTCCCTGGTATACTCCTCCCTCACCGAGTTTTTCGAGGAGAACCCGAAGACCCTCCAGGCGATCGTGGGCAAGGCCCTTCTCGCCGCACGGGCCCGCGAGGCGGCACAGAGCGCGCGGGACCTCGCCCGCCGGAAGAGCACCCTGGAAAGCGGCGGTCTGCCCGGCAAACTTGCCGACTGCTCAGAGCGCGACCCCGCAAAGAGCGAGGTGTATATTGTGGAGGGCGACTCTGCAGGCGGTTCGGCGAAACAGGGGCGCGACCGAAGGTTCCAGGCGATCCTGCCCCTCAGGGGTAAGATCCTCAACGTGGAGAAGGCTTCCCCGCACAAGATCCTCAAAAATGCCGAGATCCAGGCGCTCATCTCCGCGATCGGCACCGGCGTCGGCGAGCACTTCGACGCCTCCCGGGCGCGGTATCACCGGATCATCCTGATGACCGATGCCGATGTGGACGGGGCGCACATCACGACGCTCCTTCTGACATTCTTCTTCAGGTACATGCCCGAACTCATCGAGCACGGCTACATCTACATTGCCCAGCCCCCTCTCTTCAGGGTGGCGCGGGGCAAGAAGGAGGAGTACGCCTACCGCGAGGAGGACATGAAAGAGATCATGGCCGCCATGGGCGATAAGGGCGTCTCAGTCCAGCGCTACAAGGGTCTTGGCGAGATGAACGCCGGGCAGCTCTGGGAGACGACGATGGATCCGGCGCACCGGGTGCTCAAACAGGTGCGGATCGAGGACGCCATCTATGCGAACGAGATCTTTGAAAAACTGATGGGAGACGACGTGGAACCCAGAAAGGAATTTATCCGGAGACATGCGCAGGAGGTGAAGAACCTTGACATCTGA
- the gyrA gene encoding DNA gyrase subunit A: MTSEEKPERRSVIQVTVENEMKSSYIDYAMSVIIGRAIPDVRDGLKPVHRRILYGMWEMGITHDKPTKKSASIVGHVMGKYHPHGDASIYDTLVKMAQPFSYRYMPVEGQGNFGSIDGDSAAAMRYTEARLNPLAEAVLEDIEKETVDFIPNFDESTKEPTVLPAKVPNLLINGSSGIAVGMATNMPPHNLGEVCDALCAYIDNPSIGVEDLMQHIPAPDFPTGGMIMGTAGVREAYLTGRGKVIMRGVAEIEEEGRTPRIIISEIPYQVNKANLVEQIATLVREKRIEGISDLRDESDKDGIRVVVELKRDAMPQVVLNQIYKHTPLESTFGINNLAIVDGKPLTLSLPQIMEHFLDHRIEVVRRRSQFELRKAQERVHILNGLILALQSIDDVVAAIRASQSAEEARETLIARFGLDEVQANAILQMQLRRLAALEQQKITDERTGLQKEIERLQEILSTRETIVREIRSDIVGLREQFGDERRTQIVPAAGEICKEDLIEDKPVLVSLTATNYIKRMPLEAYRMQHRGGKGVIGMATKEDDVVSDVFVASTHDYLLCFTNKGRIYWMKVYDIPESSRTAKGKAIVNLLNLNDELVSAVIPLRKFDTGEYLFFATKEGMVVKIPVEEFSRPRPSGILAIKLKEGDELMDVKLTDGSTEVLLTTWKGQSLRFSEEAVRPLHRNSQGVIGIRMRGGDHLVSLSLVSKDHLLTITAGGMGKRTEFDEFRGHGRGTMGVRNIQPAYGDGVVAAKAVSDDDEIILMSTAGNVIRMTVGGISIQKRGTRGVRLMKMDEGDRVVGFAAINPDDEIETPDL, translated from the coding sequence TTGACATCTGAGGAGAAGCCCGAACGCCGTTCCGTCATCCAGGTCACTGTCGAGAACGAGATGAAGTCCTCGTACATCGACTATGCGATGTCGGTGATCATCGGCCGGGCGATCCCGGACGTCCGCGACGGCCTCAAGCCGGTCCACCGCCGCATCCTCTACGGGATGTGGGAGATGGGCATCACCCACGACAAACCGACGAAGAAGAGCGCAAGTATCGTCGGTCACGTGATGGGCAAATATCACCCCCACGGCGACGCCTCCATCTACGACACCCTTGTCAAGATGGCGCAGCCGTTCAGTTACCGCTACATGCCGGTAGAGGGGCAGGGAAACTTCGGCTCCATCGACGGTGATTCCGCTGCGGCGATGCGGTACACGGAGGCCCGCCTCAACCCCCTCGCCGAGGCGGTCCTCGAGGATATCGAGAAAGAAACGGTCGATTTCATCCCGAACTTCGACGAATCGACGAAAGAGCCGACGGTGCTCCCTGCAAAAGTGCCAAACCTCCTCATCAACGGGTCGTCGGGGATCGCCGTGGGCATGGCGACGAATATGCCGCCGCACAACCTCGGCGAGGTCTGCGACGCCCTCTGCGCCTATATCGATAACCCCTCGATCGGCGTCGAGGACCTGATGCAGCACATCCCGGCCCCTGACTTCCCGACCGGCGGGATGATCATGGGCACGGCCGGGGTGCGCGAGGCCTATCTCACCGGCCGCGGCAAGGTGATCATGAGAGGTGTCGCCGAGATCGAGGAGGAGGGGCGGACCCCCCGCATCATCATATCGGAGATCCCCTACCAGGTGAACAAGGCAAACCTCGTCGAGCAGATCGCCACCCTCGTGCGGGAAAAAAGGATCGAAGGGATCTCTGACCTCCGCGACGAGTCGGACAAGGACGGGATCAGGGTGGTCGTCGAGTTGAAGCGCGACGCCATGCCGCAGGTTGTCCTGAACCAGATCTACAAGCACACGCCCCTCGAAAGCACCTTCGGGATCAACAACCTCGCTATCGTGGACGGAAAGCCCCTGACCCTCAGTCTCCCGCAGATCATGGAGCATTTCCTCGACCACCGGATCGAGGTCGTGCGCAGGCGGTCCCAGTTCGAGCTGCGCAAGGCGCAGGAGAGGGTGCACATCCTCAACGGGCTGATCCTCGCCCTGCAGAGCATCGACGACGTGGTCGCCGCCATCAGGGCATCTCAGAGCGCCGAAGAAGCGAGAGAGACCCTTATCGCACGCTTCGGCCTCGACGAGGTGCAGGCGAATGCCATACTCCAGATGCAGCTCCGCCGCCTCGCGGCCCTCGAACAGCAGAAGATCACAGACGAGCGTACCGGGCTGCAGAAGGAGATCGAGCGGCTGCAGGAGATCCTTTCCACGCGTGAGACTATCGTCCGGGAGATCAGATCCGACATTGTCGGGCTCAGGGAGCAGTTCGGCGACGAGCGGCGGACGCAGATCGTCCCGGCAGCCGGGGAGATCTGTAAAGAGGATCTCATCGAGGACAAACCAGTTCTGGTCTCGCTGACGGCGACGAATTACATCAAGCGGATGCCGCTCGAAGCCTATCGGATGCAACACCGCGGCGGGAAGGGCGTCATCGGGATGGCGACAAAGGAGGACGACGTCGTTTCTGACGTCTTTGTGGCAAGCACCCACGATTACCTCCTCTGCTTCACCAACAAAGGGCGTATCTACTGGATGAAAGTCTACGACATCCCGGAGAGCAGCCGGACGGCGAAGGGCAAGGCGATCGTCAACCTGCTCAACCTCAATGACGAACTGGTGAGCGCCGTCATTCCCCTGCGGAAGTTCGATACCGGCGAGTACCTCTTCTTTGCGACGAAGGAGGGGATGGTCGTGAAGATCCCGGTCGAGGAGTTCTCCCGCCCGCGGCCGAGCGGGATCCTTGCGATCAAACTGAAGGAGGGCGACGAGTTGATGGACGTGAAACTCACCGACGGATCGACTGAAGTGCTCCTGACGACCTGGAAGGGCCAGAGCCTCCGCTTCTCCGAGGAGGCCGTTCGCCCGCTCCACCGCAACTCGCAGGGGGTGATCGGGATCAGGATGCGCGGCGGCGACCATCTGGTCTCCTTAAGCCTGGTCTCAAAGGACCATCTGCTCACGATCACCGCCGGGGGAATGGGGAAGCGGACAGAATTCGACGAGTTCCGCGGCCACGGACGGGGGACGATGGGCGTGAGGAACATCCAGCCGGCCTACGGCGACGGCGTGGTGGCGGCAAAGGCCGTTTCAGACGACGACGAGATCATCCTGATGAGCACCGCAGGAAACGTGATCAGGATGACGGTAGGCGGGATCTCGATCCAGAAGCGCGGCACCCGGGGTGTGCGGCTGATGAAGATGGACGAGGGCGACCGGGTCGTCGGTTTCGCGGCGATCAACCCGGACGACGAGATTGAGACGCCCGATCTCTGA
- a CDS encoding DUF362 domain-containing protein, which translates to MRSSVYFTGAAVGSDRKNTLDKINALFEAAGLGACIREGDLTAVKLHFGEWGNDTYISPVWVREVVERIRAAGGNPFLTDTATLYSGARHNAVDHLRTAIRHGFGFEVTGAPILIADGLTSGNWRKVGIAGERFDQVKIAGDILDAGSMIVLSHVKGHGMAGFGGAIKNLAMGCAPAAGKKEQHQGLLPVIDQKVCAGCGGCAGVCPTGALEETAGGVGLKASRCIGCGECMTVCPTGAIDFNWAEGVAPFMEMMAEYALGAVAGKEGRVGYLNFLVNITPDCDCCPWSDGRIVPDIGILASTDPVAIDAASFDLVNAQQGIAGSRLLCNHAPGEDKFRGVAPYTDGTIQIRHGERIGLGRTAYELIEI; encoded by the coding sequence ATGAGATCCAGCGTGTACTTTACAGGGGCCGCCGTGGGGAGCGATCGGAAAAATACTCTCGATAAGATCAACGCTCTCTTTGAGGCGGCGGGGCTTGGGGCCTGCATCAGGGAAGGAGATCTGACGGCGGTGAAACTCCATTTCGGGGAGTGGGGCAACGACACGTATATCAGCCCGGTCTGGGTGCGTGAGGTCGTCGAACGGATCAGGGCGGCCGGCGGCAACCCTTTTCTCACCGACACCGCCACCCTGTACTCTGGGGCGCGCCACAACGCCGTGGACCACCTGAGAACGGCGATACGCCACGGTTTCGGCTTCGAGGTGACCGGAGCGCCGATCCTCATCGCCGACGGTCTGACCTCAGGGAACTGGCGGAAGGTTGGGATCGCCGGAGAGCGGTTCGATCAAGTGAAGATCGCAGGCGACATCCTCGATGCCGGGAGCATGATCGTCCTCTCCCACGTGAAAGGGCACGGCATGGCCGGGTTCGGCGGGGCAATCAAGAACCTGGCTATGGGATGCGCCCCGGCGGCCGGGAAAAAGGAGCAGCACCAGGGGCTCCTCCCGGTCATCGACCAGAAGGTCTGCGCGGGCTGCGGGGGGTGTGCGGGCGTCTGCCCGACAGGAGCGCTGGAGGAGACCGCGGGGGGCGTCGGGCTGAAGGCGTCCAGGTGCATCGGCTGCGGGGAGTGCATGACCGTCTGCCCGACCGGGGCGATCGATTTCAACTGGGCCGAAGGGGTGGCGCCCTTTATGGAGATGATGGCCGAGTACGCCCTCGGCGCCGTCGCCGGGAAGGAGGGGCGAGTGGGATACCTGAACTTCCTGGTGAACATCACGCCTGACTGCGACTGCTGCCCCTGGAGCGACGGCCGGATTGTGCCGGACATCGGGATCCTGGCATCCACCGATCCGGTGGCGATCGACGCCGCCAGCTTCGATCTGGTCAACGCTCAGCAGGGGATCGCCGGGAGCCGCCTCCTCTGCAACCACGCTCCGGGCGAGGACAAGTTCAGGGGGGTCGCCCCGTACACCGACGGGACGATCCAGATCCGGCACGGCGAGCGGATCGGGCTCGGCAGGACGGCGTATGAACTGATAGAGATTTGA
- a CDS encoding manganese efflux pump MntP, whose protein sequence is MDTFTVILLSVGLAMDAAAVSIAGGVTVREGRARTAITLAILFGVFQTGMTIAGWYGGSLFSGYIEGFDHWIAFLLLAVIGGKMLHEGLKGEDGAAIPFDRVPVLLMLGVATSIDALAVGLSLALLGSEILGPAIVIGIVTAALSLLGFWIGTAFGDRNRDRAAILGGIILILIGIRILAEHLLT, encoded by the coding sequence ATGGATACCTTCACCGTAATCCTCCTCTCCGTCGGCCTTGCCATGGACGCCGCCGCCGTTTCCATCGCCGGCGGGGTCACCGTCAGGGAGGGGCGGGCCCGGACGGCCATCACCCTCGCCATCCTTTTCGGAGTGTTTCAGACCGGCATGACCATAGCGGGGTGGTATGGCGGCTCCCTCTTCAGCGGCTACATCGAGGGGTTCGACCACTGGATCGCCTTCCTCCTCCTCGCTGTCATCGGCGGAAAAATGCTCCACGAGGGATTGAAGGGCGAGGACGGCGCGGCGATCCCCTTCGACCGCGTCCCGGTGCTGCTCATGCTCGGGGTCGCCACCTCCATCGACGCCCTCGCCGTCGGGCTCTCCCTTGCGCTCCTGGGATCAGAGATCCTGGGGCCGGCAATCGTCATCGGGATCGTCACCGCCGCCCTCTCACTCCTCGGCTTCTGGATCGGCACCGCCTTCGGCGACAGGAACCGCGACCGGGCTGCGATCCTCGGCGGGATCATCCTGATCCTGATCGGCATCAGGATCCTCGCCGAACACCTCCTCACCTGA
- the msrA gene encoding peptide-methionine (S)-S-oxide reductase MsrA, which yields MVRETGRETAYFAAGCFWGVEAAFREVPGVVDTAVGYMGGTTENPTYGEVCTGATGHAETVAVVFDPLVVSYASLLEVFWDIHDPTTRDRQGPDVGTQYRSAIFTTSTEQHSEALASLERRQHSGWYSRPIATVISPAGPFYRAEEYHQRYLEKQGSRRIR from the coding sequence ATGGTCAGGGAGACGGGGCGTGAGACCGCGTACTTTGCAGCGGGGTGCTTCTGGGGGGTCGAGGCGGCTTTTCGGGAGGTGCCGGGCGTGGTGGATACGGCAGTCGGGTATATGGGAGGTACGACAGAGAACCCGACCTACGGAGAGGTCTGCACCGGTGCGACCGGGCACGCCGAGACGGTGGCGGTGGTATTCGACCCGCTGGTGGTCTCTTATGCCTCCCTTCTGGAGGTCTTCTGGGATATCCACGACCCGACGACGAGAGACCGACAGGGGCCGGACGTGGGGACCCAGTATAGATCGGCGATCTTCACGACGTCGACCGAACAGCACTCCGAGGCCCTCGCCTCCCTCGAACGGCGGCAGCATTCGGGGTGGTACAGCCGACCGATCGCAACGGTGATCTCTCCCGCCGGCCCCTTCTACCGGGCCGAGGAGTACCACCAGCGCTACCTTGAAAAACAGGGCAGCCGCCGGATCAGGTGA